In a genomic window of Aggregatimonas sangjinii:
- a CDS encoding DEAD/DEAH box helicase, which translates to MTFKDLGLATPILKALQEEGYTNPTPIQEQAIPILLKGKDLLGVAQTGTGKTAAFGIPILHHLYERISLRQNKRKIKALVVTPTRELAIQIGESFTAYGRHTGLRSTVIFGGVKQGKQVNALRNGIDILVATPGRLLDLMNQGYITFRDLEFVVLDEADQMLDMGFIHDIKKIIAALPPKRQSLFFSATMPKSIVELSRKMLGDFERVTIKPEQATAEKVEQGVYFVSKGNKPKLLIHLLQQRPDDSVLVFSRTKHGANKIVKKLAQDDIRSAAIHGNKSQAARQKALGAFKDGKLKVLVATDIAARGIDVEELSMVVNYDLPNVSETYVHRIGRTGRASASGIALSFCMSEERPYLRDIEKLIKQEVPRLGEHPFMEDAQEEEPTTQRRPQQRSRNANRNRSSSSNYRGQNNKNRNRNKGNRSRGRD; encoded by the coding sequence ATGACATTTAAAGACCTCGGGCTCGCTACGCCCATTCTAAAAGCACTCCAAGAGGAAGGCTACACCAACCCAACTCCTATTCAGGAACAAGCCATACCGATTCTCTTAAAAGGCAAAGACCTCCTCGGGGTTGCCCAAACAGGTACCGGAAAAACCGCTGCCTTCGGAATTCCTATTCTACATCACTTGTACGAGCGGATCAGCCTTAGGCAAAACAAAAGAAAAATCAAAGCCTTGGTGGTCACCCCGACCCGAGAACTGGCTATCCAGATTGGAGAGAGTTTTACGGCATATGGGAGGCATACCGGCCTTCGAAGTACTGTAATATTCGGTGGTGTAAAACAGGGCAAACAAGTAAATGCCTTACGAAATGGGATCGACATCCTAGTAGCCACACCTGGCCGGTTACTTGATTTAATGAACCAAGGCTATATTACCTTTCGCGATTTGGAATTCGTCGTTCTCGATGAGGCCGATCAGATGTTGGATATGGGTTTTATTCATGATATCAAAAAAATCATCGCCGCCCTACCCCCAAAAAGACAGTCGCTTTTCTTTTCGGCAACGATGCCCAAGAGCATCGTTGAACTCTCACGAAAAATGTTGGGCGATTTTGAGCGGGTCACGATAAAGCCCGAACAAGCTACGGCGGAAAAGGTAGAACAAGGTGTTTACTTTGTCAGTAAGGGCAACAAGCCAAAACTGCTGATACACCTACTGCAACAACGGCCCGACGATTCGGTTTTGGTATTTTCCAGAACGAAACATGGCGCCAATAAGATTGTCAAAAAGTTGGCACAGGACGACATTCGATCTGCCGCCATACACGGGAATAAATCCCAAGCTGCAAGACAAAAAGCCTTAGGCGCTTTCAAAGATGGTAAACTCAAAGTATTAGTGGCCACCGACATCGCCGCCCGCGGTATCGACGTAGAGGAGCTATCCATGGTGGTCAACTACGATCTACCAAATGTTTCGGAAACCTACGTGCATCGGATTGGAAGAACGGGTCGTGCCAGTGCTAGTGGAATCGCCCTGTCGTTCTGCATGTCGGAAGAAAGGCCTTATTTGCGGGATATAGAAAAACTGATCAAGCAGGAGGTGCCCCGATTGGGAGAACATCCCTTTATGGAAGATGCCCAAGAAGAAGAACCGACTACGCAAAGAAGACCGCAACAACGCTCCAGAAATGCCAACCGTAACCGCTCGAGCAGCTCGAACTATCGGGGTCAAAATAATAAGAATAGAAATCGAAACAAAGGAAACAGGTCCAGGGGAAGGGATTGA
- the pta gene encoding phosphate acetyltransferase has translation MTKALYVAALESHSGKSLVVLGLMQLLLGKMAKVGYFRPVIDDVDDGAIDNHIKTVTTHFKLDILPKDSYALTQSEVVDLFNNGRQGDILDIIISKYKKIEAQFDFVLVEGSDFSSDGSIIEFDLNIDIAKNLGIPVILIDNARGKNLEEFCGNLESAVNTYIQKGIEILGVVANKVRPRNLELLQQRLEEELKDKTISFTVPRVKNLSHPTLQEILESLDGKVLFGKDNLDNQTGSFGVGAMQLHHYLTHLRDNSLVITPGDRADIILGALQANLSDNYPTISGIVLTGGLLPEPSIIKLLEGFETHVPIISVQQGTFDATNMVGNIKSKIYAESKQKIATSISLFNSHIDGELLLERLKTLEPKSMTPRMFQYNLLQRAKKHKKHIVLPEGEDARILEAASELSALDIVDITLLGDQEQIDKKAMQLGIDISHLNIINPATSSHFESYAETFCALRKHKGVNMDVAKDTMLDVSYFGTMMVYQGHADGMVSGAIHTTQHTIRPALQFVKTKPGIGVVSSVFFMCLENRVSVFGDCAINPNPTAEHLAEIAISSAASAEAFGIKAKIAMLSYSSGSSGKGEEVDKVRKATEIVKSTHPHLQVEGPIQYDAAVDPLVGKSKLPDSEVAGQASVLIFPDLNTGNNTYKAVQRETGALAIGPMLQGLNKPVNDLSRGCTVEDIFNTVIVTAIQAQEN, from the coding sequence ATGACGAAAGCCCTCTACGTTGCCGCCTTAGAATCGCATAGCGGTAAGTCTTTGGTGGTCTTGGGTTTGATGCAACTCCTTCTAGGTAAGATGGCCAAAGTTGGCTATTTCAGGCCTGTTATCGATGACGTTGATGATGGGGCAATTGACAATCATATAAAAACGGTCACCACCCATTTTAAACTGGATATCCTTCCGAAGGATAGTTATGCCCTGACGCAGAGTGAAGTTGTTGACCTTTTTAACAACGGAAGACAAGGCGATATTTTGGATATCATCATATCCAAATACAAAAAGATCGAAGCGCAATTCGATTTTGTATTAGTAGAAGGGAGCGATTTCTCCAGCGATGGAAGCATCATCGAATTCGATTTGAATATCGATATTGCCAAAAACCTCGGTATTCCCGTGATTTTAATCGATAATGCCAGAGGAAAAAACTTGGAGGAATTTTGTGGCAATCTCGAATCCGCTGTCAATACCTATATCCAAAAAGGCATTGAAATACTGGGCGTCGTGGCCAATAAAGTCCGCCCGCGTAACTTAGAGCTACTTCAACAACGCCTGGAAGAGGAATTGAAGGACAAAACGATCTCCTTTACCGTGCCTAGGGTCAAAAACCTATCCCACCCTACCCTGCAGGAGATATTGGAATCACTGGACGGTAAGGTCCTTTTTGGTAAAGACAATTTGGACAACCAGACGGGAAGTTTTGGGGTGGGCGCCATGCAATTGCATCATTACTTGACCCATCTCCGTGATAATAGCCTGGTCATAACGCCTGGGGATAGGGCCGATATTATCCTGGGTGCCCTACAAGCGAACCTTTCCGACAATTATCCTACGATTTCCGGTATCGTCCTGACCGGAGGCCTCCTTCCCGAGCCCTCGATTATCAAGTTGCTGGAAGGTTTCGAAACCCATGTGCCCATTATTTCGGTGCAACAAGGAACCTTTGACGCGACCAATATGGTCGGGAACATCAAATCGAAAATCTATGCGGAAAGCAAGCAGAAAATCGCAACCTCTATTTCACTTTTCAACAGTCATATTGACGGAGAGCTTCTATTGGAGCGTTTAAAGACCTTGGAGCCCAAGAGTATGACCCCGAGAATGTTTCAATACAATCTCCTGCAACGGGCCAAAAAACACAAAAAACACATTGTCCTGCCTGAAGGTGAAGATGCCCGGATTTTAGAAGCAGCAAGTGAATTAAGTGCTTTAGACATTGTGGATATTACTCTTTTAGGCGATCAAGAACAAATTGACAAGAAGGCAATGCAGCTTGGAATCGATATTTCACATTTGAACATTATCAACCCAGCAACTTCATCGCATTTTGAAAGTTATGCCGAGACGTTCTGCGCGTTACGAAAGCATAAAGGAGTGAATATGGATGTCGCCAAGGATACCATGCTCGACGTTTCCTACTTTGGTACGATGATGGTCTACCAGGGTCATGCCGACGGAATGGTTTCCGGAGCCATTCATACTACACAGCACACTATCCGTCCTGCCCTTCAGTTCGTTAAGACCAAACCTGGTATCGGCGTAGTAAGCTCGGTATTCTTTATGTGTTTGGAAAATAGGGTTTCGGTATTCGGGGATTGTGCCATCAACCCGAATCCTACTGCTGAGCACTTGGCCGAAATCGCTATTTCCTCCGCCGCCTCTGCCGAAGCTTTCGGAATAAAAGCCAAGATCGCCATGCTATCCTATTCTTCGGGAAGTTCCGGAAAAGGCGAAGAAGTGGATAAAGTAAGAAAGGCCACCGAAATCGTAAAAAGTACCCATCCCCATTTACAAGTTGAAGGCCCTATACAATACGATGCAGCGGTCGACCCTTTGGTAGGTAAAAGTAAATTGCCCGATTCAGAAGTGGCGGGTCAAGCGTCCGTGCTGATATTTCCCGACCTCAATACGGGCAATAATACCTACAAGGCGGTACAGCGAGAGACAGGGGCCTTAGCCATTGGCCCGATGCTACAGGGACTCAACAAACCGGTAAACGATTTAAGTCGAGGCTGCACGGTCGAGGATATCTTCAATACCGTCATCGTGACCGCCATACAAGCACAGGAAAACTAA
- a CDS encoding acetate/propionate family kinase: MRILIINSGSSSIKFQVIAMPSEEVVCKGLVERIGLENAEVHYETKKNTFSEIRSIADHQEGLKAITDLLLHDEIGVLKDPNDIAVVAHRVVHGGNRFDQPTRIDESVLAEIERLASLAPLHNPANAIGIKVASTLFTNAAQVAVFDTAFHQTLPEKAYRYAIPKKLADEHHIRVYGFHGTSHKYVSEQAIAYLKKPVNKLISIHLGNGCSMTAIKNGKSIDHSLGFGPSNGLIMGTRSGDIDQSVVFYLMDSLGLSSEEANRLLQKQSGLMGLTGYSDLREIQQGAEEGNQDCKLALAMTAYRIKKFIGSYIAVLNGADALLFTAGIGENSSLLRAMVCNDMEVLGIHIDEKKNTTRSSAILEINKDDSDVKILVVPTNEELEIAKQAFSLGF; the protein is encoded by the coding sequence ATGCGAATTCTTATTATCAATTCAGGAAGTTCCTCCATTAAATTTCAGGTGATCGCTATGCCTTCCGAAGAAGTCGTCTGTAAAGGCCTGGTGGAACGGATCGGACTTGAAAATGCAGAGGTTCATTATGAGACCAAAAAAAACACGTTCTCAGAAATTCGATCTATAGCCGACCATCAAGAGGGTTTGAAGGCGATTACCGATTTGTTATTACATGACGAAATCGGTGTTCTTAAAGACCCAAATGACATAGCTGTAGTGGCGCACCGCGTAGTGCATGGGGGGAATCGTTTTGATCAGCCTACCCGAATCGATGAGAGCGTTCTGGCGGAAATCGAACGTTTAGCTTCCTTAGCGCCCCTTCATAATCCAGCGAATGCAATAGGAATCAAAGTTGCCTCCACGCTATTCACCAATGCCGCGCAGGTGGCCGTTTTCGATACGGCCTTTCACCAAACCCTACCCGAAAAGGCCTATCGCTATGCCATACCCAAAAAACTTGCGGATGAACACCATATTCGCGTGTACGGCTTTCATGGCACCAGTCATAAATATGTTTCAGAACAGGCCATCGCTTACCTCAAAAAGCCTGTAAACAAACTGATCAGCATTCATTTGGGAAATGGATGCAGTATGACCGCCATTAAGAACGGGAAGAGTATCGATCATTCCCTTGGTTTCGGCCCTTCGAACGGACTCATCATGGGCACTCGAAGTGGAGACATCGACCAGTCCGTTGTTTTCTATCTGATGGATAGCTTAGGGCTTTCCTCGGAGGAGGCTAATCGATTGCTGCAAAAGCAAAGTGGACTCATGGGCTTAACGGGCTATTCCGATCTGCGGGAAATACAACAAGGAGCGGAAGAAGGCAATCAGGATTGCAAGTTGGCCTTGGCCATGACAGCCTATCGTATCAAAAAATTCATCGGAAGCTATATAGCAGTCCTAAATGGTGCGGATGCCCTATTATTTACCGCAGGTATCGGCGAAAATTCCAGTTTGCTCCGGGCCATGGTGTGTAATGATATGGAAGTGCTGGGCATCCATATCGACGAGAAAAAGAATACCACTCGGTCATCTGCTATCCTAGAAATTAACAAAGACGATTCCGACGTTAAAATTCTCGTGGTCCCTACGAACGAAGAACTGGAAATTGCCAAACAGGCCTTTAGTTTGGGTTTCTAA